A stretch of Salarias fasciatus chromosome 23, fSalaFa1.1, whole genome shotgun sequence DNA encodes these proteins:
- the gpr52 gene encoding G-protein coupled receptor 52: MNHSELTTDPVLTANSSHEDFFPGGAANHSCPLGWGLNKGVEACILETAVIVLLTVLIITGNLTVIFVFHCAPLLHHYTTSYFIQTMAYADLLVGLSCLVPTLSLLHYPASVQEPITCQVFSYVISVLKSVSMACLACISVDRYLAITKPLSYNQLVTPCRLRSCITLIWVYSSLVFLPSFFGWGKPGYHGDIFEWCAHSWPTSALFTGFVVCLLYAPAALVVCFTYYHIFRICQQHNREISERRARFPSQEMEAGEGSGGHHGGHGPDRRYAMVLFRITSVFYMLWLPYIIYFLLESSHVLDSPALSFITTWLAISNSFCNCVIYSLSNSVFRLGMRRLSQTICSFSHCAADDRDFGEPKPRKRANSCSI, translated from the coding sequence ATGAACCACTCTGAGCTGACAACAGATCCAGTGCTCACTGCCAACAGCAGCCATGAAGACTTCTTTCCTGGAGGGGCCGCCAACCACTCCTGTCCTCTAGGCTGGGGACTGAATAAAGGAGTTGAAGCTTGCATTTTAGAAACTGCTGTCATTGTTCTTCTGACTGTGCTCATAATTACTGGAAACCTGACGGTGATCTTTGTTTTCCACTGTGCCCCTTTGCTgcaccactacaccaccagtTACTTCATCCAGACCATGGCCTACGCTGACCTACTGGTGGGCCTTAGTTGCTTAGTGCCCACCCTGTCTTTGCTTCACTATCCAGCAAGCGTACAAGAGCCAATCACATGCCAGGTTTTCAGCTATGTAATCTCTGTTTTGAAGAGTGTTTCAATGGCTTGCTTGGCCTGTATCAGTGTTGATCGCTACCTAGCCATAACTAAACCGTTATCTTATAACCAGCTGGTGACACCTTGCCGACTGCGAAGCTGCATCACCCTCATCTGGGTCTACTCGAGCCTGGTTTTCCTGCCATCTTTTTTTGGTTGGGGTAAGCCAGGCTATCATGGAGATATTTTTGAGTGGTGTGCTCACTCGTGGCCCACCTCTGCCCTCTTCACAGGCTTCGTTGTGTGCTTGCTTTACGCACCTGCTGCACTTGTGGTCTGCTTCACCTATTACCACATCTTCCGTATTTGTCAACAACATAACAGAGAGATCAGCGAGCGACGGGCGCGTTTCCCCAGCCAGGAGATGGAGGCTGGTGAGGGGAGTGGTGGGCATCACGGAGGGCATGGACCAGACAGACGCTATGCAATGGTGCTCTTTCGCATCACTAGTGTGTTCTATATGCTTTGGCTACCTTACATCATTTACTTTTTGCTAGAAAGCTCCCATGTGCTGGACAGCCCTGCCCTCTCCTTCATCACCACCTGGCTGGCCATCAGCAACAGCTTTTGTAACTGTGTCATCTACAGTCTGTCTAATAGTGTTTTCCGCCTCGGCATGCGTAGGCTTTCGCAGACTATTTGCTCCTTCAGTCATTGTGCTGCAGATGATCGGGACTTTGGAGAGCCTAAGCCAAGAAAGAGGGCAAACTCGTGCTCCATCTGA